One Sphingomonas sabuli genomic region harbors:
- a CDS encoding YidH family protein — MSDEPSSQQLAHDRTDLAEDRTVLANERTFAGWFRTGFASMAIGLGFQALFLKMEPAWVPKAIATIFLMLAIFIFVAAERRACKVLSRLDTHTVTEFKNRNLRLMVVAASLGVLALMIAIWVLPISAA, encoded by the coding sequence ATGAGCGACGAACCCAGCAGCCAGCAACTGGCGCACGACCGAACCGACCTTGCCGAGGATCGCACCGTTCTGGCCAACGAGCGCACGTTCGCCGGCTGGTTCCGCACCGGCTTTGCCTCCATGGCCATCGGGCTTGGTTTCCAGGCCCTTTTCCTGAAGATGGAGCCGGCTTGGGTGCCGAAGGCGATCGCCACCATCTTCCTGATGCTGGCAATCTTCATCTTCGTCGCGGCCGAGCGGCGGGCCTGCAAGGTGCTCAGCCGGCTGGACACGCACACGGTGACCGAATTCAAGAACCGCAACCTGCGGCTGATGGTCGTCGCCGCGTCGCTCGGGGTGCTGGCGCTGATGATTGCCATCTGGGTGCTGCCGATCAGCGCCGCGTGA